The proteins below are encoded in one region of Buttiauxella gaviniae:
- a CDS encoding OprD family outer membrane porin, whose translation MLIHKKSIPLLMLMAGCSFIPPASALDYSTGGFLEDSHLDLTLQNVWMLNTTDQRADQDVGDQNAWAQAMHVNWQSGWLWDSVGLDASWYGVEKLYANDAFYGRDLVRDNNGHAEGFNKVGQLYGKGRWGDKTRHLNLWAGWKEMYKFGTLTSSRSRATPSTWEGISSEAVWDDFTLRGGIVTRFSERDEPEKRRFITLSSQQEIDYIATGDASWSPAKGTKITYVVGEAKDYLLRHGIEANASWPLSDKFNLLTKGVFYYNRGLSDWEGNRAFNDDAKHLYLQLGYQYEGSESGIGWSKTKAPLDNGLGYFYWHFGKNTRGAFNSPADGEGNDYINDGEQMIYLYSQYKFSPEFMAGIYGNYGFGMEYQDVSLKEWEYGGYFLWSPEMIKGFTIFAGAGPSYTWKLTSKSTPSLTEDNRTFHRAKGIGAAVRVEYKFNVF comes from the coding sequence TTAATGGCGGGGTGCAGTTTTATACCGCCCGCCAGCGCGCTGGATTATTCAACGGGCGGGTTTCTGGAAGATAGCCATCTGGATCTCACACTACAGAACGTCTGGATGCTAAATACCACCGATCAGCGTGCTGACCAGGATGTCGGTGACCAAAACGCATGGGCTCAGGCGATGCATGTAAACTGGCAAAGCGGATGGCTGTGGGACAGCGTGGGTCTGGATGCCTCATGGTATGGCGTGGAAAAACTCTATGCCAACGATGCCTTTTACGGCCGAGATCTGGTGCGTGATAACAACGGACACGCAGAGGGCTTTAACAAGGTCGGGCAGCTTTATGGTAAAGGGCGCTGGGGGGATAAAACCAGGCATCTCAATCTGTGGGCTGGCTGGAAGGAGATGTATAAGTTCGGCACCCTAACTTCTTCCCGTAGCCGCGCAACGCCGAGCACATGGGAAGGCATAAGCTCAGAAGCGGTTTGGGATGACTTCACCCTGCGCGGGGGCATTGTGACTCGTTTTTCTGAACGTGACGAGCCTGAGAAACGGCGCTTCATCACGCTCAGCAGCCAGCAGGAGATTGATTATATTGCCACCGGTGATGCGAGTTGGTCCCCCGCGAAGGGCACTAAAATTACTTATGTTGTGGGTGAGGCCAAAGATTATCTGTTACGCCACGGTATCGAGGCGAATGCCAGTTGGCCCCTTTCGGATAAATTTAATTTATTAACCAAAGGGGTATTTTATTACAACCGAGGTTTAAGCGACTGGGAGGGTAACCGCGCCTTTAACGACGATGCGAAACATCTCTATCTGCAATTAGGTTATCAATACGAAGGTTCTGAGTCGGGTATCGGCTGGTCAAAAACTAAAGCGCCGCTGGATAACGGGCTGGGGTATTTCTATTGGCACTTTGGTAAAAATACCCGTGGGGCATTTAATAGCCCGGCAGATGGCGAAGGCAACGACTATATCAATGACGGCGAGCAGATGATCTATTTATACAGTCAGTATAAATTCTCCCCTGAATTTATGGCGGGTATTTATGGCAACTATGGATTTGGGATGGAGTACCAGGATGTTTCCCTGAAAGAGTGGGAATATGGTGGGTATTTCTTATGGTCACCGGAAATGATTAAAGGATTCACTATTTTTGCAGGCGCTGGGCCAAGTTATACATGGAAATTAACCAGTAAGAGTACCCCATCGTTAACAGAGGATAACCGTACTTTCCACCGGGCAAAGGGCATCGGTGCTGCGGTACGCGTGGAATATAAATTTAATGTGTTCTGA